The following proteins come from a genomic window of Solwaraspora sp. WMMA2065:
- a CDS encoding glycosyl hydrolase family 18 protein has product MRRSLRRAVWAGALAVVTAAAAVPVTAAFGAGTISASFVASSDWGTGHEVRVTVANGSDATVGTWRIEFDLPAGTTISSFWDAEVTRSGNRYTAVKKSWAGGLAPGASFSWGYIGTGAFRAPQNCTINGVSCAGGPAPTTAPPPTTAPPTTAPPTTPPPTTPPPPPGGQKVVGYFTQWGVYARNYHVRNIHTSGSASKMTHIMYAFGNTAGGRCAIGDSYADYEKAYTAADSVDGVADTWDQPLRGNFNQLRKLKAMYPHLKVIWSFGGWTWSGGFTQAAQNPAAFAESCYNLVEDPRWADVFDGIDIDWEYPNACGLTCDSSGPAAFRNLISALRDRFGSSALVTAAITADGSNGGKIDAADYAGAVGDLNWIMPMTYDYFGAFNAQGPTAPHSPLTSYPGIPQQGFWSDAAIQKLKSKGIPANKLLLGIGFYGRGWSGVSQSAPGGTATGPAPGTYEQGIEDYKVLKNTCPATGTVGGTAYAKCGNNWWSYDTPATIGGKMNYAKGQGLGGAFFWELSGDTGNGELVSAIRTGLG; this is encoded by the coding sequence ATGAGAAGATCACTGCGCCGCGCCGTCTGGGCCGGGGCGCTGGCCGTGGTGACGGCTGCGGCGGCGGTGCCGGTCACTGCGGCGTTCGGCGCCGGCACCATCTCCGCCAGCTTCGTCGCCAGCTCCGACTGGGGTACCGGCCACGAGGTCCGGGTGACGGTCGCCAACGGCTCCGACGCCACCGTCGGCACCTGGCGGATCGAGTTCGACCTGCCGGCCGGTACCACCATCAGCAGCTTCTGGGACGCCGAGGTGACGCGCAGCGGCAACCGGTACACCGCGGTGAAGAAGAGCTGGGCCGGTGGTCTCGCGCCAGGAGCCTCGTTCAGCTGGGGATACATCGGCACCGGCGCCTTCCGGGCACCGCAGAACTGCACCATCAACGGGGTCTCCTGCGCAGGCGGCCCGGCCCCGACCACCGCGCCACCTCCGACGACGGCGCCGCCTACCACCGCGCCGCCTACCACGCCACCGCCGACGACTCCGCCCCCGCCGCCCGGTGGGCAGAAGGTGGTCGGCTACTTCACCCAGTGGGGGGTCTACGCCCGCAACTACCACGTGCGCAACATCCACACGAGTGGGTCGGCGTCGAAGATGACTCACATCATGTACGCCTTCGGCAACACCGCCGGTGGGCGCTGCGCCATCGGGGACAGCTACGCCGATTACGAGAAGGCGTACACCGCCGCGGACAGCGTCGACGGGGTCGCCGACACCTGGGACCAGCCGTTGCGGGGCAACTTCAATCAGCTGCGCAAGCTCAAGGCGATGTATCCGCACCTGAAGGTGATCTGGTCGTTCGGCGGCTGGACCTGGTCCGGCGGCTTCACCCAGGCCGCGCAGAACCCGGCCGCGTTCGCCGAGTCCTGCTACAACCTGGTCGAGGACCCGCGCTGGGCGGACGTGTTCGACGGTATCGACATCGACTGGGAGTACCCCAACGCCTGCGGCCTGACCTGCGACTCCAGCGGTCCTGCGGCATTCCGGAACCTGATCTCGGCACTGCGTGACCGGTTCGGGTCGAGCGCGCTGGTGACCGCGGCGATCACCGCGGACGGCAGCAACGGCGGCAAGATCGACGCGGCCGACTACGCCGGAGCGGTCGGCGACCTGAACTGGATCATGCCGATGACGTACGACTACTTCGGTGCCTTCAACGCGCAGGGACCGACCGCCCCGCACTCGCCCCTGACCTCGTACCCGGGAATCCCGCAGCAGGGCTTCTGGTCGGACGCGGCGATTCAGAAGCTGAAGAGCAAGGGCATCCCGGCGAACAAGCTGCTGCTCGGCATCGGCTTCTACGGTCGGGGCTGGAGCGGCGTCAGCCAGAGCGCTCCGGGGGGCACCGCCACCGGTCCGGCGCCGGGCACCTACGAGCAGGGCATCGAGGACTACAAGGTGCTCAAGAACACCTGTCCGGCGACCGGCACCGTCGGCGGCACCGCGTACGCCAAGTGCGGCAACAACTGGTGGAGCTACGACACCCCGGCCACCATCGGCGGCAAGATGAACTACGCCAAGGGGCAGGGCCTCGGCGGGGCGTTCTTCTGGGAGTTGTCCGGCGACACCGGCAACGGTGAACTGGTCAGCGCGATCCGCACCGGTCTCGGCTGA
- a CDS encoding DUF2203 domain-containing protein, whose product MFTLAQARHLMATLRPRIDELVLLRADLAELRADLAAGSDSPHGGLAEVKGLEARIYGILDELNEQEIQVKSVAPVLLDFPGELDDRPVLWCWLEGDGEIRWYHRLECGFSGRRRI is encoded by the coding sequence GTGTTCACCCTCGCCCAGGCACGCCACCTGATGGCAACCCTCCGTCCACGGATCGACGAGTTGGTCCTGCTCCGCGCTGACCTGGCTGAGTTGCGGGCGGATCTGGCGGCCGGATCGGACAGCCCGCACGGCGGTCTGGCCGAGGTGAAAGGGCTGGAAGCGCGGATCTACGGGATTCTCGACGAGCTGAACGAGCAGGAGATCCAGGTCAAGAGCGTCGCCCCGGTGCTGCTCGACTTCCCGGGCGAGCTGGACGACCGTCCGGTCCTGTGGTGCTGGCTGGAGGGCGACGGCGAGATCCGCTGGTACCACCGCCTGGAGTGCGGGTTCTCCGGCCGCCGCCGGATCTGA
- the proC gene encoding pyrroline-5-carboxylate reductase: MSPGAHKVAVIGAGKIGELVLSGLLRAGWPADQLLATTRRRERAEDVAVRYGVSVVDNHTAVAEAEVLAVAVKPQDAATLLDQIGPKVPADKLVVSLCAGLPTEFFARRLPDGTPVVRVMTNTPALVDQAMTAISAGRHATAAHLALAEEMFQPLGVTIRVPETQQDAVTALSGSGPAYFYLLVEAMIDAGILLGLPRQVAHDLIVQTAIGSAVMLRDSGEHPVKLREAVTSPAGTTISAIRELENHGVRAALLAALEAARDRARELAAQHG; the protein is encoded by the coding sequence ATGTCTCCCGGCGCGCACAAGGTGGCCGTGATCGGTGCCGGCAAGATCGGCGAACTGGTCCTCTCCGGCCTGTTGCGGGCCGGCTGGCCGGCCGATCAACTGCTGGCCACGACCCGGCGGCGGGAGCGGGCCGAGGACGTCGCGGTGCGCTACGGCGTGTCGGTGGTGGACAACCACACCGCAGTGGCCGAGGCGGAGGTGCTGGCCGTGGCGGTCAAGCCGCAGGACGCCGCCACCCTGCTGGACCAGATCGGCCCCAAGGTGCCGGCGGACAAGCTGGTCGTTTCGCTCTGCGCGGGCCTGCCGACCGAGTTCTTCGCCCGCCGGCTACCGGACGGCACCCCGGTGGTACGGGTGATGACCAACACCCCGGCGCTGGTGGACCAGGCGATGACCGCCATTTCCGCTGGCCGGCACGCCACCGCCGCGCATCTGGCCCTCGCCGAGGAGATGTTCCAGCCGCTCGGTGTCACGATCCGGGTGCCGGAGACCCAGCAGGACGCGGTCACCGCGTTGTCCGGTTCCGGCCCGGCCTATTTCTACCTGCTGGTCGAGGCGATGATCGACGCCGGAATTCTGCTCGGGCTGCCCCGCCAGGTGGCGCACGACCTGATCGTGCAGACGGCGATCGGTTCGGCGGTGATGCTGCGGGACTCCGGCGAGCATCCGGTCAAGCTGCGCGAGGCCGTCACCTCGCCGGCCGGCACCACCATCTCGGCCATCCGCGAGCTGGAGAACCACGGGGTCCGGGCGGCGCTGCTCGCCGCCCTGGAAGCGGCCCGCGACCGTGCTCGGGAGTTGGCCGCGCAGCACGGCTGA
- a CDS encoding 6-phosphofructokinase, protein MRIGVLTGGGDCPGLNAVIRAVVRKGVASYGHEFIGFRDGWRGPLEGLSRPLGIDEVRGILPRGGTILGSSRTNPFKIDGGVERIKENLASQGVDALVAIGGEDTLGVATKLHELGVQVVGVPKTIDNDLGATDYTFGFDTAVNIAMEAIDRLHTTAESHHRTLVVEVMGRHAGWIALHAGLAGGANVILLPEREFDVEQVATYVEKRFQKQYAPIVVVAEGAHPMEGQMVLQNKELDSFGHVRLGGIGQWLAEQLEAKTGKEARTVVLGHIQRGGTPTAFDRVLATRLGLHAIDAANDGDWGKMVGIRGTDIVRVPLAEATRELKTVPLERYTEAEVFFGS, encoded by the coding sequence ATGCGTATCGGCGTGCTCACCGGCGGCGGCGACTGCCCCGGCCTGAACGCAGTGATCAGGGCGGTGGTGCGCAAGGGCGTCGCCAGCTACGGTCACGAGTTCATCGGATTCCGCGACGGCTGGCGCGGACCGCTGGAGGGGCTGAGCCGGCCTCTCGGTATCGACGAGGTACGGGGCATCCTGCCCCGGGGTGGCACCATCCTCGGTTCGTCCCGGACCAACCCGTTCAAGATCGACGGCGGGGTCGAGCGGATCAAGGAGAACCTGGCGTCCCAGGGCGTGGACGCCCTGGTAGCGATCGGCGGCGAGGACACCCTCGGCGTCGCCACCAAGCTGCACGAACTCGGCGTCCAGGTGGTCGGCGTGCCGAAGACGATCGACAACGACCTCGGCGCCACCGACTACACCTTCGGCTTCGACACCGCGGTCAACATCGCGATGGAGGCCATCGACCGGCTGCACACCACCGCCGAGAGCCACCACCGCACCCTGGTGGTCGAGGTCATGGGTCGGCATGCCGGCTGGATCGCGCTGCACGCCGGACTCGCCGGCGGGGCGAACGTGATCCTGCTGCCGGAGCGCGAGTTCGACGTCGAGCAGGTCGCCACCTACGTCGAGAAGCGCTTTCAGAAGCAGTACGCCCCGATCGTGGTGGTCGCCGAGGGCGCCCACCCGATGGAGGGCCAGATGGTCCTGCAGAACAAGGAGCTTGACTCCTTCGGCCACGTCCGACTCGGCGGCATCGGCCAGTGGCTCGCCGAGCAGCTGGAGGCCAAGACGGGCAAGGAGGCCCGGACCGTCGTGCTGGGGCACATCCAGCGCGGCGGCACCCCCACCGCCTTCGACCGGGTGCTCGCCACCCGGCTCGGCCTGCACGCCATCGACGCCGCCAACGACGGAGACTGGGGCAAGATGGTCGGTATCCGGGGGACCGACATCGTCCGGGTGCCGTTGGCCGAGGCGACCCGGGAGCTCAAGACCGTGCCACTGGAGCGCTACACCGAGGCCGAGGTCTTCTTCGGCAGCTGA
- a CDS encoding polyadenylate-specific 3'-exoribonuclease AS: MIYRYFYDCEFIEDGRLVDLVSIGVVDEHGREFYAVSTEFDGARAVPWVRRHVLDKLPSPADPAWRSRSRIRDDLYAFLVAPLRDGSATELELWAWYAAYDHVALAQLWGAMPALPREIPRFTKDLRQRWDDVGRPDLPASAADRHDALVDARHNLARWQVICRAYLR, encoded by the coding sequence ATGATCTACCGCTACTTCTACGACTGCGAGTTCATCGAGGACGGGCGCCTCGTCGACCTGGTTTCGATCGGTGTCGTCGACGAGCACGGCCGGGAGTTCTACGCGGTCTCTACCGAGTTCGACGGTGCCCGGGCGGTGCCGTGGGTGCGTCGTCACGTGCTCGACAAGCTGCCGTCACCGGCCGATCCGGCCTGGCGGTCCCGGTCACGGATCCGCGACGACCTGTACGCCTTCCTGGTCGCGCCGCTGCGCGACGGTTCGGCCACCGAGTTGGAGCTGTGGGCCTGGTACGCCGCGTACGACCATGTGGCGCTGGCCCAGTTGTGGGGGGCCATGCCGGCCCTGCCCCGGGAGATCCCCCGGTTCACCAAGGACCTGCGGCAGCGGTGGGACGACGTCGGTCGGCCGGATCTGCCGGCGTCGGCCGCCGACCGGCACGACGCGCTCGTCGACGCACGCCACAATCTCGCCCGCTGGCAGGTGATCTGCCGGGCGTACCTGCGGTGA
- a CDS encoding Crp/Fnr family transcriptional regulator, with translation MEMRLPEPGDALTGVDMFAGLEPEVRQRVIAAAVPRTYRRGQLLFVENDPGESLIVLKRGAVAVFRTAPTGERAVLSVVRPPDVLGEVSLLDASTRSASAEAIEDCTALALSRGAFMDLVHSNPRILDAVMRSLGGLIRRLTEQNADHVFLDLPGRVAKTLVRLAGESQAPMITIELNQSQLAEMAGGSRQSVNQAIGSFSNRGWLRTEGRRIVVTDVAALRRRAGMADR, from the coding sequence GTGGAGATGCGCCTGCCGGAGCCGGGTGACGCGCTCACCGGCGTGGACATGTTCGCCGGGCTCGAACCGGAGGTCCGGCAACGGGTCATCGCTGCCGCCGTACCCCGCACCTACCGCAGGGGTCAGTTGCTCTTCGTCGAGAACGACCCGGGCGAATCGCTCATCGTGCTCAAGAGGGGTGCCGTCGCGGTCTTCCGCACCGCGCCGACCGGCGAACGTGCAGTGCTGTCCGTCGTCCGCCCACCCGACGTGCTCGGCGAGGTGTCGCTGCTGGACGCGTCGACCCGGTCGGCGTCCGCCGAGGCCATCGAGGACTGCACCGCGCTGGCGTTGTCCCGGGGCGCGTTCATGGATCTGGTGCACTCCAACCCGCGCATCCTCGACGCGGTGATGCGCTCGCTCGGTGGGCTGATCCGCCGGCTCACCGAGCAGAACGCCGATCACGTCTTCCTCGATCTGCCCGGTCGGGTGGCCAAGACGCTGGTCCGGCTGGCCGGGGAGAGCCAGGCACCGATGATCACCATCGAGTTGAACCAGAGCCAACTGGCGGAGATGGCCGGTGGCTCCCGGCAGAGCGTCAACCAGGCGATCGGATCGTTCAGCAACCGAGGTTGGCTGCGTACCGAGGGTCGGCGGATCGTGGTGACCGACGTGGCCGCGCTGCGCCGCCGGGCCGGGATGGCCGACCGCTGA
- a CDS encoding adenylate/guanylate cyclase domain-containing protein, with protein MARCDSRLPTRRSREEAGIAAPCEKCGRTAADDDRYCGGCGTALIPVCAHCERPLAADASFCTSCGQPQGGRRPTEPSQEDRRRVSVLFIDLINFTPYVERVDPEQVRRMQTNFFSIARRVVGQYGGVVEKYIGDAVMALFGAPVATENDALRCVRAGLDLRRALTEFTASAGEGLRFRIGVATGEALVDTGAARDGGQAFLAGDVVNTASRMQSVAPTDGLLVCGVTHGLTKEAIRYDPQPAVTLRGRSSPTEVWLALAPLRPVPADRQTDATPLIDREHELGLLVNALYRSIRDQRPQVLTLLGQAGIGKSRLVRELLRHTERLVDQPVTWRIGRCPPFGENVTFAALADIVKAEAGILDTDLATVAEQKLAAGVQGLVGPEADRLVDALRPLVGLPHRNLPAEETESAWRRFLLALAARQPTVLVFEDLHWADEAMLRFVELLGASARQVPLLLLCTARPELTSREPAWAGTTPGALTITLPPLRDTGVAALYAHMFGAAPFSADLLGPLIEVADGNPLYAHEYVRMLMEQGALRRSGRGWALTRSGRLPIPDSVHGVIANRMDLLDATDRAVLLAAAVVGVQFWPGAVAAALGQPVELVDRALRRLEQRDFVHEQPDSTMAQQPEFRFRHVLVRDVCYQRLPRNERVARHARTADWLDTLAGDRDTDLAEVLAHHRWAAHEIADTLGLETHGYAGAARDALHRAARRAYALHALDVASGHVERALRLVTVAGTDGLGERLQLELLGAELAFLRDGPGFLADGGTERLSTLADQLADVDDQGCAARAWTLLGRAAWLRTDRDEALRCLDRAVELFDALPDTDQKADAYAELGRLHMLNLERDPAVAAAGAAAEIADRLGLTETLVNARITVAMARYQSGDRSGLDELRAATAMCREHQLLALPRALQNLSYALCEEGDWSGAQELMSGAASGSGLSTGYSGEAMRAYFAGDFAAFLAAADAFVATPSGRWDIQVRGLRACLRVLRGDPVPMADQSGVDDVADAVRAARDSGFRRPYWNSLGLGALCRALQGRGVEAAALLDELDRSWSKVPALASGEWIAAAAFAAAFAGRGAAVQVRAMLDRVQHRTPWAEAALRTVTAAVAAADGENRAAGELYAAAAAGFADIDATTDRMIALALAVAAWRRGGDRDADAAALAEVRSFALRNKAPGLLHLGDQDAGGYRWSPTLAS; from the coding sequence GTGGCCAGATGCGACAGTAGGCTCCCGACTCGACGTTCCCGCGAGGAGGCTGGCATCGCTGCCCCGTGCGAAAAGTGTGGCCGGACCGCGGCCGACGACGACCGCTACTGCGGCGGCTGCGGTACGGCGCTCATCCCTGTCTGCGCGCACTGCGAACGCCCGCTGGCGGCCGACGCGAGCTTCTGCACCTCCTGCGGGCAGCCGCAGGGCGGCCGACGGCCGACCGAGCCGAGTCAGGAGGACCGACGTCGGGTCAGCGTCCTGTTCATCGACCTGATCAACTTCACGCCGTACGTGGAACGGGTCGATCCCGAACAGGTCCGGCGGATGCAGACGAACTTCTTCTCCATCGCGCGTCGGGTCGTCGGCCAGTACGGCGGGGTGGTGGAGAAGTACATCGGCGACGCGGTGATGGCGCTGTTCGGTGCGCCGGTGGCCACCGAGAACGACGCCCTGCGCTGCGTCCGGGCCGGGCTCGACCTGCGCCGCGCCCTGACCGAGTTCACCGCTTCCGCCGGCGAGGGACTCCGGTTCCGTATCGGCGTGGCCACCGGCGAGGCGCTGGTCGACACCGGTGCGGCCCGCGACGGTGGCCAGGCGTTCCTGGCCGGCGACGTGGTCAACACCGCATCCCGGATGCAGTCGGTGGCACCGACCGACGGATTGCTGGTGTGTGGCGTCACGCACGGGCTGACCAAGGAGGCCATCCGCTACGATCCGCAACCGGCGGTGACGCTGCGCGGACGGTCGTCACCGACCGAGGTGTGGCTGGCGCTGGCCCCGTTGCGTCCGGTGCCGGCCGACCGGCAGACCGACGCGACCCCGCTGATCGACCGCGAACACGAGTTGGGGTTGCTGGTCAACGCGCTGTACCGGTCGATCCGCGACCAGCGGCCCCAGGTGCTCACGTTGCTCGGCCAGGCCGGCATCGGCAAGAGCCGGCTGGTCCGGGAGCTGCTGCGGCACACCGAACGCCTGGTCGACCAGCCGGTCACCTGGCGGATCGGGCGCTGCCCGCCGTTCGGGGAGAACGTCACGTTCGCCGCGCTCGCCGACATCGTCAAGGCCGAGGCCGGCATCCTCGACACCGACCTGGCCACCGTCGCCGAGCAGAAGCTGGCCGCCGGGGTCCAGGGGCTGGTCGGGCCGGAGGCGGACCGGCTGGTCGACGCGCTGCGCCCACTGGTCGGGCTGCCGCACCGCAACCTGCCGGCCGAGGAGACCGAGTCGGCGTGGCGGCGCTTCCTGCTCGCCCTGGCCGCCCGGCAGCCGACCGTGCTGGTCTTCGAGGACCTGCACTGGGCCGACGAGGCGATGCTGCGCTTCGTCGAGCTGCTCGGCGCCTCCGCCCGGCAGGTGCCGCTGCTGTTGCTGTGCACCGCCCGGCCCGAGCTGACCAGCCGTGAGCCGGCCTGGGCGGGCACCACCCCGGGCGCGCTGACCATCACCCTGCCGCCGCTGCGCGACACCGGAGTGGCCGCGCTGTACGCGCACATGTTCGGCGCGGCGCCGTTCTCGGCCGATCTGCTCGGCCCGTTGATCGAGGTGGCCGACGGCAACCCGCTCTACGCCCACGAGTACGTGCGGATGCTGATGGAGCAGGGGGCGTTGCGGCGCAGCGGCCGTGGTTGGGCGTTGACCCGCAGCGGACGGCTGCCGATCCCGGACAGTGTGCACGGGGTGATCGCCAACCGGATGGATCTGCTGGACGCCACCGACCGGGCGGTGCTGCTCGCCGCCGCCGTGGTCGGGGTGCAGTTCTGGCCCGGCGCGGTCGCCGCCGCCCTCGGCCAGCCGGTGGAGCTGGTCGACCGGGCGCTGCGCCGGTTGGAGCAGCGCGACTTCGTCCACGAACAGCCGGATTCGACGATGGCGCAGCAACCCGAGTTCCGGTTCCGCCACGTGCTGGTCCGCGACGTCTGCTACCAGCGGTTGCCCCGTAACGAACGGGTCGCCCGGCACGCCCGGACCGCCGACTGGTTGGACACCCTCGCCGGCGACCGGGACACCGACCTGGCCGAGGTGCTGGCCCACCACCGGTGGGCGGCGCACGAGATCGCGGACACGCTGGGTCTGGAGACCCACGGGTACGCCGGGGCCGCCCGGGACGCCCTGCACCGTGCGGCCCGCCGGGCGTACGCCCTACACGCGCTGGACGTGGCGAGCGGGCACGTGGAACGCGCGCTGCGCCTGGTGACCGTCGCCGGCACCGACGGGCTGGGTGAGCGGTTGCAGCTCGAACTGCTCGGTGCCGAGCTCGCGTTTCTGCGCGACGGCCCGGGTTTCCTCGCCGACGGGGGCACCGAACGGCTGAGTACGCTCGCCGACCAGCTGGCCGACGTCGACGATCAGGGGTGCGCGGCCCGGGCCTGGACCCTGCTCGGGCGGGCCGCCTGGCTGCGGACCGACCGGGACGAGGCGCTGCGCTGCCTGGACCGGGCGGTGGAGCTGTTCGACGCGCTGCCGGACACCGATCAGAAGGCCGACGCGTACGCCGAGCTGGGCCGGCTGCACATGCTCAACCTGGAACGGGATCCGGCGGTCGCGGCGGCCGGCGCGGCGGCCGAGATCGCCGACCGGCTGGGGCTGACCGAGACGCTGGTCAACGCCCGGATCACCGTTGCCATGGCCCGGTACCAGTCCGGGGACCGGTCCGGGCTCGACGAGCTGCGGGCGGCCACCGCGATGTGTCGCGAGCACCAACTGCTCGCGCTGCCCCGGGCACTGCAGAACCTGTCGTACGCGTTGTGTGAAGAGGGCGACTGGTCCGGCGCCCAGGAGCTGATGTCCGGTGCCGCCTCCGGCTCCGGGCTGAGCACCGGATACTCCGGCGAAGCCATGCGTGCCTACTTCGCCGGGGACTTCGCCGCCTTCCTCGCTGCGGCCGACGCCTTCGTCGCGACGCCCAGTGGCCGGTGGGACATCCAGGTACGGGGCCTACGGGCGTGTCTGCGGGTGCTGCGCGGCGATCCGGTGCCGATGGCCGACCAGAGCGGGGTCGACGACGTCGCCGACGCGGTGCGCGCGGCCCGGGACAGCGGCTTCCGTCGGCCGTACTGGAACAGCCTCGGGTTGGGCGCACTGTGCCGGGCGCTGCAGGGACGGGGTGTGGAGGCTGCAGCGCTGCTCGACGAGCTGGACCGGTCCTGGTCGAAGGTGCCCGCGCTGGCCAGCGGCGAGTGGATCGCGGCCGCCGCGTTCGCCGCCGCGTTCGCCGGGCGTGGCGCGGCGGTGCAGGTCCGGGCGATGCTCGACCGGGTGCAGCATCGCACCCCGTGGGCCGAGGCCGCGCTGCGGACGGTGACCGCGGCGGTGGCGGCGGCCGACGGCGAAAACCGCGCGGCAGGTGAGCTGTATGCTGCCGCGGCGGCCGGTTTCGCCGACATCGACGCGACCACCGACCGGATGATCGCGTTGGCGTTGGCCGTGGCGGCGTGGCGGCGTGGCGGCGACCGCGATGCCGACGCGGCGGCGCTGGCCGAGGTGCGAAGCTTCGCGCTGCGCAACAAGGCACCCGGGTTGCTGCACCTCGGCGATCAGGACGCGGGCGGCTACCGCTGGTCTCCGACCCTGGCGTCGTGA
- a CDS encoding DUF308 domain-containing protein, with product MQLAEDGPVAPGSRSGSPTTGSGQTTSPASDPVVPAGAGQQAGRDADVDAVWAGIIANYHVPAPADPTAAPWPAAENLPPVENLPVEGRSTGRDPLADGPRRDGTAGEGDGREPAGRDATDRRGTTDRAGLNRDSDGRDSDDGRGRAEPEITATGTPDPLPWAVGYTNISVGRRDDEPSLLDGLDTFGARLPDEPEEGYTPPLPPPLPRLSSAAVLGVLAIIAGFILFVFPTVLPVDRGLAILLGFAGVVGGFVTLIWRLRPDHDEDDDLDDGAVV from the coding sequence GTGCAGTTGGCCGAGGACGGCCCGGTCGCGCCGGGCAGCCGCTCCGGTTCCCCGACGACCGGGTCCGGGCAGACCACGTCGCCGGCGTCGGACCCGGTTGTTCCGGCCGGCGCGGGGCAGCAGGCCGGTCGGGACGCCGATGTCGACGCCGTCTGGGCCGGCATCATCGCCAACTACCACGTTCCGGCTCCAGCGGACCCCACCGCCGCGCCCTGGCCGGCCGCCGAGAATCTGCCGCCGGTCGAGAACCTGCCGGTGGAGGGCCGGTCGACCGGTCGGGATCCGCTCGCCGACGGTCCACGCCGGGACGGGACCGCAGGCGAGGGCGACGGCCGTGAGCCGGCCGGCCGGGACGCCACCGATCGCCGGGGCACGACCGATCGGGCCGGCCTCAACCGGGACAGCGACGGCCGGGACAGCGACGACGGTCGCGGCCGCGCCGAGCCGGAGATCACGGCCACCGGCACGCCGGACCCGTTGCCGTGGGCGGTCGGCTACACCAACATCTCCGTCGGACGGCGAGACGACGAGCCGTCCCTACTGGATGGGCTGGACACCTTCGGTGCCCGGTTACCCGACGAGCCGGAGGAGGGATACACCCCTCCCCTGCCGCCTCCGCTGCCCCGGTTGTCGTCGGCTGCGGTCCTCGGGGTACTGGCGATCATCGCCGGCTTCATCCTCTTCGTCTTCCCGACGGTGCTTCCGGTGGATCGTGGACTGGCCATCCTGCTCGGTTTCGCTGGCGTGGTCGGTGGGTTTGTCACGCTGATCTGGCGGCTGCGGCCGGATCACGACGAGGATGACGATCTGGACGACGGCGCGGTCGTCTGA